Proteins encoded by one window of Massilia sp. NR 4-1:
- a CDS encoding serine protease translates to MKILRSFARRGTRPTRLLAGAVLLAAALGNLAPPARASDFPHVIASIKPSVVGVGTYMRARSPAIAFVATGFVVGDGLSVISNAHAIPDILDIERKETLGIVTGAGDKLEFRPATVSAVDREHDLVHLRLSGAPLPALQLGPSDSLAEGQALAFTGFPLGMTLGLNRVTHRATLSAITPMVLPPLNSSRLDARLITQLQRAPFQIFQLDGTAYPGNSGSPVYDPESGTVYAVINMGFVKGLKENAISNPSGISYAIPAVYVQQLLNGKPGSK, encoded by the coding sequence ATGAAAATCCTACGCTCTTTTGCGCGCCGCGGCACGCGGCCGACGCGGCTGCTGGCCGGCGCCGTCCTGCTGGCCGCCGCCCTGGGGAACCTGGCGCCGCCGGCGCGCGCCAGCGACTTTCCGCATGTCATCGCCAGCATCAAGCCGTCGGTGGTCGGGGTCGGCACCTATATGCGTGCACGCAGCCCGGCTATCGCCTTTGTCGCCACCGGCTTCGTGGTGGGCGACGGCCTGTCGGTGATCAGCAACGCCCACGCCATTCCCGACATTCTCGATATCGAGCGCAAGGAAACGCTGGGCATCGTCACCGGCGCCGGCGACAAGCTGGAGTTCCGTCCCGCGACCGTCAGCGCGGTCGACCGCGAACACGACCTGGTGCACTTGCGCCTGAGCGGCGCGCCCCTGCCGGCCCTGCAGTTGGGACCGTCGGACAGCCTGGCCGAGGGCCAGGCGCTGGCGTTTACCGGCTTCCCGCTCGGCATGACGCTGGGCCTGAACCGCGTCACCCACCGCGCCACGCTGTCGGCCATCACGCCCATGGTCTTGCCGCCGCTGAATTCGAGCCGCCTCGACGCGCGCCTGATCACCCAGTTGCAGCGCGCGCCCTTCCAGATTTTCCAGCTCGACGGCACGGCCTATCCCGGCAACAGCGGCAGCCCGGTCTACGACCCGGAGAGCGGCACCGTGTATGCCGTCATTAATATGGGCTTCGTCAAAGGCTTGAAGGAAAACGCCATCAGCAATCCCAGCGGCATCAGCTATGCCATCCCGGCCGTCTATGTACAGCAATTGCTAAATGGAAAGCCCGGCAGCAAATAA